The following proteins are encoded in a genomic region of Eriocheir sinensis breed Jianghai 21 chromosome 55, ASM2467909v1, whole genome shotgun sequence:
- the LOC126984030 gene encoding armadillo-like helical domain-containing protein 3, producing MGSKLKPGGVRRNLKEKVVQMYEDLFHGVDPCINNPRFWEDLFLLKPKMSALEGEISRCTSDQLVGLKDNINTLFAKCVQTLAHDHNIRVVNALLTLCSLVRGLYRKMQGDYGFDFINILIGFDAAEEQMQLLLNHCSNFLTGEYCDSLKSLSLKFLLVLATGTDNISQNTVLEYLTINCNFDAVIQLLSHSSTRNHHGPEAVLYLMLMVNYRKHEMTNPYTVNISLLDDELILNGYGQVITASLADFNHKYSAHFMEPHGSGWFASLTSMVGSMFLSEEMATRNEHIKANDSFLLALYEAVHLNRNFITALTTATDPSTPPSPANTLERGSTPPAPDSTETPNPAPPVEMETYVQPTNLLVTFLEYCSIVMQDTKTEESLSNVKLCFIIITCIAEDQYCNLLLHDANLVFTVPLHRLPMRHRKVVPERTAHARPLACAVLDVMVEFMMSHMMKKLPIELFLLSVSITHRLLCYQKRNSVRLPYNWKDLWAGLIALAKFLVTNEAYLAKKMNIFQLANQVMNIFNLFITYGDTFLSTPSSYDELYYEIMRMHQVFENMYSMSLRYSRTDGDYKESAQKLTNSLGNIRSIINHFTPKLDKWSQEHGISTLTEEQVLEVVRNNYDSLTLKLHDSLDQYEKYAEKPQHANFFANMVRSILSDTRQSIDFSAFENLSILQELGSST from the exons ATGGGGAGCAAGCTGAAGCCGGGGGGCGTCCGGCGGAAcctgaaggagaaggtggtgcagATGTATGAGGACCTGTTCCACGGCGTCGACCCCTGCATCAACAACCCCCGCTTCTGGGAGGACCTCTTTCTGCTGAAG CCCAAGATGTCAGCCCTGGAGGGGGAGATCAGCCGCTGCACCTCGGACCAGCTGGTGGGCCTTAAGGACAACATCAACACGCTGTTTGCCAAGTGTGTCCAGACGCTGGCCCACGATCACAACATTCGGGTGGTGAACGCCCTGCTG ACCCTTTGCAGCCTGGTGCGCGGGCTGTACCGGAAGATGCAGGGAGACTATGGCTTCGACTTTATCAACATTCTCATCGGCTTTGACGCAGCGGAGGAACAGATGCAGCTGCTCCTCAACCACTGCTCAAACTTCCTCACAG gtgaatactgcGACAGCCTGAAGTCCCTGAGCCTCAAGTTCCTGTTAGTTCTGGCCACCGGCACCGACAACATCAGCCAAAACACAGTCCTCGAATACCTCACCATCAATTGTAACTTTGACGCGGTGATCCAG CTCCTGAGTCACTCCAGCACCAGGAACCATCACGGGCCTGAGGCAGTCCTGTACCTCATGCTGATGGTCAACTACCGGAAGCATGAGATGACGAATCCTTATACTGTCAACATCTCCCTCCTTGACGACGAACTAATCCTCAATGGCTATGGGCAG GTCATCACGGCTTCTCTCGCTGACTTCAACCACAAGTACTCGGCACACTTCATGGAGCCACACGGGTCTGGCTGGTTCGCCTCACTCACCTCCATGGTGGGCTCCATGTTCCTGTCCGAAGAGATGGCCACCAGGAATGAGCACATAAA GGCTAACGACTCCTTCCTCTTGGCACTGTACGAGGCTGTTCACCTCAATCGTAACTTCATCACTGCCCTCACTACCGCCACggacccctccacccccccatcgCCGGCCAACACCCTGGAAAGAGGCAGCACCCCTCCCGCCCCGGACTCCACCGAGACCCCCAACCCAGCGCCCCCGGTTGAGATGGAGACTTACGTTCAGCCGACAAACCTTCTCGTCACCTTCCTGGAGTACTG CTCCATAGTGATGCAGGACACCAAGACGGAGGAGAGCCTCAGCAACGTCAAACtgtgcttcatcatcatcacctgcaTTGCCGAGGACCAGTACTGCAACCTGCTGCTGCACGACGCAAACCTGGTGTTCACGGTGCCCCTCCACAGGCTACCCATGAGGCACCGCAAGGTCGTGCCCGAGAGGACGGCCCACGCCCGCCCACTGGCCTGCGCTGTGCTGG acGTGATGGTGGAGTTCATGATGTCACACATGATGAAGAAGCTGCCCATTGAGCTGTTCCTCCTCAGCGTCAGCAtcacccaccgcctcctctgCTACCAGAAGAGGAACTCTGTGCGGCTGCCCTACAACTGGAAGGACCTGTGGGCCGGCCTCATAGCGCTGGCCAAGTTCCTGGTCACTAATGAAGCTTACCTTGCCAAGAAGATGAACATTTTCCAGTTGGCCAACCAA GTCATGAACATCTTCAACCTATTCATCACCTACGGCGACACCTTCCTCTCCACGCCCTCCAGCTACGACGAACTCTACTATGAGATCATGCGGATGCACCAG GTCTTCGAAAACATGTATTCCATGAGTCTGAGATACTCCAGAACGGATGGAGACTACAAGGAAAGTGCACAGAAGCTGACCAACTCCCTCGGCAACATTAG GTCTATCATCAACCACTTCACTCCAAAGCTAGACAAGTGGAGTCAGGAGCACGGCATCTCAACCCTCACAGAAGAACAG GTCCTGGAGGTGGTGCGGAACAACTACGACAGCCTCACCCTCAAGCTCCACGACAGTCTGGACCAGTATGAGAAGTATGCCGAAAAACCACAACATGCCAACTTCTTTGCCAACATG